The region GCTCAGCTTCTTTGACACTCATATCTTGTTTTAATTCTTCCATTTTTAATATGCTGTTCTCAAACCTTGTTAAATGAATTGTCTGCCTGAAACCATTTGTTCATCATTCGTGAGAATCAGTTGAAATGCAGCCTGAGAAATATGACAAAGAGGGTGTTCTGGGAGTCACAGTTATCAACTTCTTGGGAAAGTTCATATCTTCACTCTATTATTTGAAGAGAAACAGTATTTTGTAATCTGCTGGTATGACGTATCTCTGTGTCAACAATATTGATAGGACACAGCATTTAATAAGGGTTTCACAATTATACAAAATATACCACAGGAACATATACCAGTTTTTTCATCTTTCCATGAGCTCTGCATTCATATTTGTGTCAGTGCAACACCTTAGATTAGATGTTCTGTTTAAGATGCCTCATTTATTTTGATTGTTGGACAGCCCAGTTACTTGTGTAAGGCCCAGATATTAATAAATGGTGGTGAATACTGGCGACAATAGTACCggtaattatttttttgaaacCTGTATTTATGAAAAACATTGTAGGCTCTTATAAATATTGAATTTGTAAACAGCTTTGTCGTGTATTGCCTTTACAAATACAAAGTTTGGAAAGCTAATAAAAAATGTACTATCACTGACCTGTCTTTCTTCATGACCTGATTCTCCTTCTCCAGCACCTAAATGTGAACCAGATTCAGGTGGTGGTACGACGCTGCTCCAGTCCAAATGTTACAGAGGAGACGACCTATTTTATTCCTCGAAACCCTGTGGTGGATGctggcacaaacacagacccacCAGTGGTGTGCTGCCCCTTGCTCCACAGATTTTGCCCATGTCCACCAAGAGGTCTCCTGGCCTCTCTCGTTACCAAAGGTAATAAAGCAGTTGGTGTCTTTCTGCTTTCACTAACTGCAGATGACATGACTTACCTGTGTGCTCTGAACCATCTAATAAATGCAGCCATGTTGTAAATAAAGAATATTATACATTTATAATTAATAAATGTGGTGATACACACAAAGATTaatactttatttaaatttCCATAAAACATCATAAGTTATCTAATTACCTTTACATTCATTCctatatacatatacaaatgGATGAAAAGTGACATATGAAACCAGCATACTGAGTTAGTAAGGTGTTGGGCTGAGTGCTGCTCTGCTAACCCAGacactactactacttctaATATGATGGATAGATAGTACATCAATTTTGACTTCTAAGGAGCTTTATCTGTTCAAGGGGAACAACTATTTCTTATAAATTATATTTGAGGAAGTTTCTGAGGTTGACATTTGAAATACAGCAAAAGTGTCTATCATAATTTATTTATCCTTCACTCTCTTACTCCCCCACTTCTTTCTTCTCGTAATGTGGGTAAAAGGATGATGATATAATTGCTGGCATTAATATATTGTTAATCTAATGTCATTCTTCTctaacccccccccacctccagtCCTTTTGGCAGCTGTGCTCTTTGGAGTGGTTTGGTCTATCACAGAGGACGAATGTCTTCCAGGGGGAAACCTGTTTGGCATCACAATACTCTTCATCTGTGCACTCATCGGTGGCAAATTGGTGGCTCTCATCCGTCTGCCCAGACTTCCACCATTCCCACCACTCCTCGGTAAGACAGAGAATTCAGTGgttatgttttatgttctgGTGCATTTATACAAGCCTTTATTTCATGTTTACTTTTACAGATGCCTCCATCAGGGTAATATTTTGTAACACAATACATCATATTCCAGTGTCAGTGTAAAATTTGATAAGGGAAGTGCCTGCTGTGTTTCTGGCATTTTAtgttttgcttctgtttgtttttttgttcgtCTCCACGATTATGGTCCTGTTAACTTGAAAATGCACATCAATGATCCTCCTATTTATCCAGAGATGTTAGGGGAAAAagactgtttgatgttgtcacTAATTATGAAATACAAGCCATGATACGAGCCTTGATCAGACTCTGGTTAAATAAGCCTACTTCACAAAAAGCGAGGGAGTGCCGTGATTTTACGTCAACAATGCCAGCTTCCAATAAATCACAGCCTTGATCAGAAGATAATGTAGATATCTTCTTTCTTAGCAATTGGCGATGgtttaaaatgaatgtaatgtgaATCCCTGGTGTTATGAATTGGGAAATGGAAAAACTCTCTAACTGTGCCCCTAACAAGATAAAAATCAAGGAAGTTGGTGCCACTCCTCAATCGCAAATAACATCAAAAGGTAGAGTGAAGCACATCTTAgagtttcttctctctctgagcttcactttcctgtttttcttttctttttgggcAAATACTCCAAAGAGTAGCCTAGTTTACCAGTTCAATGttgatttctgtattttaaaacatcttttGGCATTAACTGCCAAGAGCATTGCTGTGTAATAGAAATCATAGGATAGCGGTCAGTTGTCAGTAACAATTAAATATGtgttaaatatgttttctgttcatAACTGTTTAACATGTGCTGTGCATTCATAATCTATTAAATTttgcatcattattattaataatatgtTAATTCCTAATAATGTAGTATTCCTAGTAATTTGAATGTGTTTAGCAGAACAGTGTTCAGATGTCCCATGAAGTTTAAGTGTAGGTTTGGATATTGTTGAAACTTGAATTATTAGTGTTATAAGACAGTATTTTCCGTCCACGCTGAGCCTTATAGTCTCAGGTGTCTAGTTTGAACACTGTATGTCCAAAAAGCAGCAGGTGAGCTTAACTTTTGCTCTGTAGCTGCATGAGAGACAGTCCGAAAGAATAAACACTATTTTGAGTTATAAAGGATCATCTTTCCTCTCACACCGTCTGCTTTGTTGTAGGTATGCTGCTGATGGGTTTCCTGCTGAGGAACATCCCGGTTGTAACAGAGGGGGTGTACATTGACTTCAGATGGTCTGCATCACTGAGAAACATCGCTCTGGCTGTGATTCTGGCCAGAGCTGGTCTCGGGTTGGATCCCATGGTATGCCTCATATTCCACTACTGAAGCTTAGTATTTGCACACAGGAGTGCTTAGAGAAGCAATAACTTtgttcaagttttttttttttttttaattactggtTCATTTCGCCTAAAAATTCTCAAAAGCAATGATAAGTCCAAGTCAGAGTTCACCAGCTTCTTCAAATTGTCAAAAAATCCAAAGTATTCAGTTTCGTGTCTCATGAAAGGAAGACAAGCAAGCAAATCTGAGTTTCAATGAAGCTGTGACAGCAAATGCTATCAGTTCTTTTTCTacatctgttttcatgtttccatCGAATAATTAACTAGTTTTTTTAGTATTGCTAAACACCACTAGACCgtatatatgtacagtatatgttacAGACTAACTCTCTCAACAAAtcctgtatgtgtctgtgctgtcaggCTCTGAGGAAACTAAAGACCGTGTGTCTACGAGTGGCAGTTGGGCCCTGCATGATAGAGGCTTGCACCACAGCTCTGGTCTCTCACTTCCTCATGGGCTTGCCCTGGGTGTGGGGCTTCATCCTTGGGTAAATATATAACACTACTaactcttctttctgtctccactCCATACATTCTCTACTTAAATAGGagaaacagacatacacagttGCTTTGAGGGACCTGCTCCATAATTTCATTAATGCGTAGGAATGAAATATATTTACCATTTCAAgtcaaacattattttttgtaattttcttttttgattcaGTAGTTTGACAGTAAGAACAAGAGGCCAGTGGTTTCAGTTCCGCAGTAGATCTGGGGAACATCTTGGAAAGCTCatgaaaatgggaaaaaaaatactaatcACAGTAACAAGACATTTTTCAGGTGTTAGGCAGAGCACAGTTACAAGTTATATTAAAATCCTTTTTTGATGTcatttttatgcagctgattGGTATTTGGTTAGAACTTCCATTATCTGCTGTGTGAGCAGACTGTTCAGGTCTCTTTGATTGAGGAGTATTTTCCTCTAGTAGGTAGTCATGGAGTGAGCATGTCAAGCTTTAGAAATTAGACATAAAAGGTTGACTAATACTGTATAACATGTTGTACCTACAAGGAACATGTTCCCACAAAGCAGAGAATAGAAAACACACTGCTACGCAAGCATCGCCAGATCACATTACACCCtcttatccacacacacactgtactgctgAGGGATGTTTTTCAGGGTTGCTGATAGGATAAATGCATCTGTGCTCAATAATAACATGTGTCTACGGTGGACATGGACATTTCTTTGTCCATgcaaaaactaaatgaaataaCAGCCTTTGTATTTCTTTCCGTATTTGTGTGCCTCAGTAGTTCCAAAGGAACTTGTCATATGGAGCTTTATTCACTCATGGCCTGTTCCTTCTCTGAATGCTTTGCTTATCAGCAGTTGGAGGGTGGATAGGggccaaaaaaatatttttgtgctgCCCACCTCAAATGTTTCTATCATTTTAGAAACATGAAAGAAGATTACTGTCATCATAGGGCAGTGTCGTAATTTTCGGTTCATTCTGTTTTGAGATTCACAGAATTCTAATAAGAAGTTTTAGAATTCAAAGTCAAGTTTATATTTACAGCAAAATTAAGGTACAATGATCAAGGCATCATTCAGGAAACATAATGTCATTCTATCAAATCAGATAGAGTATAAAGTAGATAAATGACTCTCTGCTTTAGTGCCTCCTTTTTGTATCTCTCCGAGTGTATTCAAAGTCTCTTATTTTCCAGAGGCATgtctatatttgttttttttgttggagtAAGTAATTTTTTATCAACTCTCAATCTCCTCCGCATTGCAGGTTTGTGCTGGGCGCTGTGTCTCCAGCAGTGGTGGTTCcctccatgctgctgctgcagaaggaTGGATATGGCGTGGAGCAGGGCATCCCCACCTTGCTGATGGCTGCAGGCAGCTTTGATGACATTCTTGCCATCACTGGGTTCACCACATGCTTGGGCATGGCCTTCGCCACAGGTAACCTGCAGATGCACATGTTTGCGTGTGCGGGGAGGTGAAGGGAAATGAGAAGTGCTGAATTCAGTGTTCTTTTTTGAAATACAATGCCACCTTATCTCCAGGGGAGGGGCATCCTGTGCAGTGTGCTGCAGTGTAGGTCAACACTGAGAAgcacatgaaataaataactCTCATCTGTAGTTTGTCAGGAGCTCAGCAGAGGGTGTAAGTGAGCTCTTGTTAAAACATAAAGGTTTTGTGTGCCAGACCACAGTGCATTATTGTAGAGCTAAAACTGCATGTAAGACACTAAATAAGACCTAGTTACTGTCACACGTTTTTAGGATAATTAATTAAGTTAATAATATTCTATCAACTGTATATTTTCCTCTGCTGATCCCTCTAGGCTCCACTTGGTACAACCTCCTCAGAGGTGTACTGGAGGTGGCCGGCGGGATGGTGGCTGGAACTCTTCTTGGCTTCCTCATTCAATACTTTCCTAGTGTTGACCAGGTGGGCATGGCCTCGCAGCACGATCATGACATTAGCCAGTTTTGCCATTGCTGAGTCATCcttacacacacagcctgtggcACCACAGCTTGTGCATGAAACAGCCTGAGAAGAACCAACAAATGTTCgtgaaaaaaagtcagtgaagtGTTCCACTTCTTATTGAAAACTCTGAGGACATTGAACAAGAGCACATTGGATTCATCTAAGTGGGAAAGTAGAGTGGGTCAAGAATTTCCTAACATAACAGATATGGCTCTACCATCTCAGCTCCAGAAATGTGCTGTGTCATAACTTGTCACACTCAAGAGTTATAAACAAACCCTTCACTGTAGGAAGGAGACAAGCACCACAGTGTATAAAATATCATCAACCAGCTGACATCTGCTAGCACTATTACAAGTGTGAATTGTCTATACATTTCACTATACTGAAATATTCTGTATATCATCATTGGCTGTCCTTTTCTCCCAGAAACACTTAGTGATGAAGCGTTCCTTCTTGGTCCTGGGTCTGTCCGTCTTTGCTGTGTTCGGCAGCGGTGTGGCTGGCTTTCCCGGCTCTGGAGGCCTCTGCACCCTGGTGCTGGCATTTCTGGCTGGGCTCGGCTGGGGGACAGAAAAGGTAATAACATATGCATACAGTATCCGTCACACGTGTTGCACATGTTTCAGGACTCTATTCAAAGTTATGAATTTTGAGGTTAACGTGGCAGAAAAGTATATTGCACAATGAATTGTTAAAGCATACCACTTCCAAAACTGTTGTACATAAATTTCTTCATCAGTACATTAGTGGTCACATGTCCAGACAACCTCACTAAACATTTTTGTGCTCTGTTTGTCCTAAGGCACGTGTGGAGGAAGTGGTAGGGTGGGCGTGGGACATGTTTCAGCCTCTACTCTTTGGACTCATTGGAGCAGAGATTCGACTCTCTGAGCTGGAGGGACACACAGTTGGtgagacaagcacacacacacacacacttcataatAACACACAGTGAGATGGCTGTGAGGGATTTAAATGTGACTGTatgaatgtaaatatatttgcatagcaaaaaaaaaagaactaaaagaGAGTAAGACTTGtaatctctctgtctgtgaacCTGAGTCTGTTTTAGCACTCACACAGTATAGTCTATGTACATAGTAGTTCCAGAATTAGTTACTGGAGTAAAAGATTTTAGATTGCTTCCAGAAGAACAACCTTATTCATGCCAtgaaagagatgagaggagcaGATGTGCTGGGCATTATTAAAACCTCGACTCACATGGTCAGACTGCAGGCTGTTcgtccttttaaaaaaatatgttcatCCTGCTTCAGTCAGTTTTCCAGATGGTGCTATACTGTGCTAATGTTGTGCCCACGCTTCTGGTGAAAAAAGTTGCAAAAATCACTTGTGGCATTGCTTCATGacttcttctctttgtctgtctagGTCTGGGTATTGCCTCTCTGCTCATTGCTCTCCTGGTTCGACTTCTGTTCacctttgtatgtgtgttgtgcGCGGGCTTTAACATGAAGGAAAAAGTGTTCATAGCCCTGGCGTGGATGCCCAAAGCCACAGTGCAGGTATGACAGCGCTGAGATATTTGTCAGCAGTAAACTCCTCTTTCTGGGATATTTTTTTGGGctcagatgaatgaatgaggtcTGAAATTAAGGAGTGCCGCTTTTCCACTTAATTGCCTTCGTAGTACACATCAGAAgatgtatatgtacatataccAAAATATCATTTAAGTTTCCCCCATGGCGATTTAGTTTTTTCCTCATGGCAATGGTGAATGTTTTTATGCGAGTGAGCACCGAGGAAACACTGCTgttgtctttttcctcctcaggcAGCCATAGGCTCCACAGCTTTAGACATGGCCAGAACAAAGGACGACAAGCAGATGCAGAAGTACGGCATGGATGTGCTGACAGTGGCCGTGCTGGCCATCCTTCTCACAGCCCCTGTAGGAGCTCTTATTATAGGGCTTTCTGGACCTCGTCTGTTACAGAGACCGAAGAACTCAGCCTGTGGTGAGCGAGTCAAACACAATTTATCAGCTTTTTTCTTAGGTAGGTAAAGTCCTACATTCAACAATTCAGCTCAGCTCAACAACCCTGTGCAACCTTGCTTCATAGTTGTGTTTGAGTGGTAAATATCGTTTCCCTGCGAAGCTTTTCCCTACTTCACCTTTGTGATAGCTGCATCTACTCAGACAAGGATTTGCATAGCTTTAGGTCAGCTGTTTACCCCGACATCCATGCCTTCATGTCTTTTGCATTCACACAACAGTAGCATTGTTGCTGTTACACTGAAAGAATATTGGATTAACCACAGTGCAACTCATGACTGTAGACCAGTCTTTGTCTAATGTAGCCTGGTTTTTAATGAGGCTGTGCTCATTAagttttcttcctctgcctcttttccaTCTTACAGGCACTGCAGCAGGTGAAGATGACAATGAAACTCCTGTCACCTATGAAAGTACACTCTGACACCACCTATCTTAATCCAGCAAGCAAGGACATTTAACGAGACTTCTGGTGTGCGTTCACACCTCGGGTATTTGAGCTTTCTTTTAGCCACCAAGTGGTTCTCTTTGTCTCGCTATCTGCTGGTCAGCTCTTGATGTTTGCCATGCTGCAGGAACACATGAATCACCCTGTATTTATAGCCTCTGGTAGTTTCCAGGCCTCGGGCTCCAAACAAATGACCCACATCCAAGCATCTGCACTGTCATACTGTATGAACGGTATGGAAGAGGTGGTTTTGTTTCTGGTCCCAAGTGAATGTTtaagtatatatt is a window of Toxotes jaculatrix isolate fToxJac2 chromosome 4, fToxJac2.pri, whole genome shotgun sequence DNA encoding:
- the si:dkey-162b23.4 gene encoding sodium/hydrogen exchanger 9B2 produces the protein MEETQPKPATPEPSPAPSPAPSPAPSPAPSPLLDRIALPAGNHVEHLNVNQIQVVVRRCSSPNVTEETTYFIPRNPVVDAGTNTDPPVVCCPLLHRFCPCPPRGLLASLVTKVLLAAVLFGVVWSITEDECLPGGNLFGITILFICALIGGKLVALIRLPRLPPFPPLLGMLLMGFLLRNIPVVTEGVYIDFRWSASLRNIALAVILARAGLGLDPMALRKLKTVCLRVAVGPCMIEACTTALVSHFLMGLPWVWGFILGFVLGAVSPAVVVPSMLLLQKDGYGVEQGIPTLLMAAGSFDDILAITGFTTCLGMAFATGSTWYNLLRGVLEVAGGMVAGTLLGFLIQYFPSVDQKHLVMKRSFLVLGLSVFAVFGSGVAGFPGSGGLCTLVLAFLAGLGWGTEKARVEEVVGWAWDMFQPLLFGLIGAEIRLSELEGHTVGLGIASLLIALLVRLLFTFVCVLCAGFNMKEKVFIALAWMPKATVQAAIGSTALDMARTKDDKQMQKYGMDVLTVAVLAILLTAPVGALIIGLSGPRLLQRPKNSACGTAAGEDDNETPVTYESTL